The Gemmatimonas aurantiaca T-27 DNA segment AGAAACGCGTGAGGCGCGCGATCTGGCGCACCATGTCCTGCCGGTCGTCGAACACGATCACGCCGCCAGAGCCCATCATCGTGCCGACGGCGACCATGCCCTCATAGTCCATTAGCGCGCTTTCCGCTTCTTCGCGCGTGAGAATCGGCACCGATGATCCACCGGGGATCACGGCCTTGATTTCACGGCCCGGCAACGGACCACCACAGAGATCGTACAGGAACTCCTTGAACGGGAATCCCAGCGCGACTTCGTAGTTGCCCGGACGGCTGATGTTGCCACACACCGAAAACAGCTTGGTGCCAATGCTCTTCGGATTGTCGGCGCGCCCGAACTGCTTGTACCACTCGGCGCCGTTCTTCACGATGTACGGCACGGCGGTGAGCGTTTCCACGTTGTTGATCGTGGTCGGCTTGCCGAACAGTCCCGCCACCGCCGGAAACGGCGGCTTGATGCGCGGATTGCCGCGACGGCCTTCGAGCGAATTCATCAACGCGGTTTCTTCACCGCAGATGTATGCGCCGGCGCCACGGTGCACATGCACATCCACGCGCTTGCCCGAGCCCATCGCATTGGCGCCGAGAATGCCGGCCGCGTAGGCCTCTTCGACGGCCGCGCACACGCGCGCGTACGGTTCGGTGAACTCACCGCGGATGTAGATGTACGCCGTTTCGGCGTAGATGGCATGCGCCCCCAGCGCGACACCTTCCACGAGTCCGTGCGGCGTCCAGCGCATGATCTCGCGATCCTTGAACGTGCCAGGCTCCGATTCGTCGGCGTTGCAGCAGAGGTAGTGCGTCTTGCCGTCGGGCTTCATGAATGACCACTTCATGCCCGTCGGGAAACCCGCGCCGCCACGACCGCGCAGCCCCGATTCCTTGACGATGTTCTGGATCTCGACCGGATCAGTGGCGAGCGCCTTTTCGAGCGCCTCATAACCACCGCGGGCACGCCACCCAGCGAGTGTGCGTGCCTCGGGATCCCCGAAGTACTTCGACAGCACCGGCGTTTCGCGCGGGTGCGACGGATGCGGATAGCCCATTACTTCAGCTCCGACAGAATGCGTGGCACCGACTCAGGCGTCACGGACTCGACGTAGTCGTTGTTGATCTGCACCGGCGTGGCAAAGCCGCAGGCCCCGAGGCATTCCACCTCGATGACCGTGTACTTGCCGTCCGGGCTCGTGAGACCGAGGTCTTCGCAGCCCGTGTGTTCGAGGAACGCCTTCACCACGTCTTCCGCGCCACACACGTTGCACGGCGTGGTCGTGCAGACCTGAATGAAATACGTACCGACCGGATGCTGGTGGTACATGGTGTAAAACGTGACCACGCCCTTCACGTAGGCCGGGGTGATTTCGAGCGCGGCGGCCACTTCTTCCATGCCGGCTTCACTCACCCAGCCACGGGCGTCTTGCAGCATCCACAGCGCGGGCAGCAGCGCCGCCTGCTTGTGCGGATAACGCGCCAGGATCTTGTCGAGTTCCGCCCGGGCGGCTCCGACAAACACCGGCTCGTGCGGCTCATCCTGATGATGGCCGTGCGGTGGCGCGGCGACGATGGCGCCGCCGCTGGCAGATGGGCCGTGGCTCACCGGTCGATCTCTCCCATCACGATGTCGATGCTGGCGTTGATTGCGATCACGTCCGACAGCAAATGGCCTTCGACCATCTTCGGAATGGCGGACAGATTCACGAACGACGGCGGACGGATGCGCCAGCGCACCGGCTTCGATGTGCCATCGCTCACGAAGTAGTAGCCCTTCTCCCCCTTCGGGCTTTCCACCGGCACGTAACACTCACCAGCCGGTGGACGTGGGCCTTCCATCACGAGCTTGAAATGATGGATCATCGATTCCATCTCACTCGTCGCCTTGTGCTTCGGCGGCAGAATGAGACGCGGATCGTCGATGTTCACCGGCCCGTCGGGCAGGCGCTTGATGGCCTGCTCGATGATGCGCACGCTCTGCCGCATCTCTTCCACACGCACCAGGAACCGATCGTACACGTCACCCGTCGTACCGACCGGCACGTCGAAGTCGTACGTCTCGTAGTCGAGATACGGGAAGTCCTTGCGCACGTCGTATGCCACACCAGAGGCGCGCAGCATCGGACCCGACAGACCGGCATTGACGGCGTCGTGGGCACTCATCGCGCCCAGGCCCACCGTGCGGCCCGCCCAGATGGCGTTGGTCTCGAGCATGCGCACGGATTCTTCGAGGGTCTTCGTGAAACCCTTGAGGAATGCCTTGAGCCCGTCGAGCCACCCGTCGGGAATGTCGGCCGCCATACCACCCACGCGCGTGGCGGTGGTGGTCAGACGCGCTCCCACCCAGCCTTCGAGCAGGTTGTACACGTTCTCGCGTTCCTGGAACATCCACAGGAACGGCGTGAAGGCGCCGATGTCCACCGACGTGGTGCCCATCCACACGTTGTGCGAGATGATGCGCGACAACTCCATCAGGATGACGCGCAGCACTTTGCACCGCTCCGTCATCCCGACGCCAAACAACCGCTCGGCGCCGAGCGAAAACGCGACGTTGTTCCCGGGCGAGTTGAGGTAGTCCTCACGATCGGTCCACGGGATGATCTGGTTGTACTGGCGGTACTCACCGATCTTCTCGAAACCACAATGCAGATAGCCGATGTGCGGAATGCAGCGCACGACGGTTTCCCCATCGAGTTCGAGCACCAGCCGCAACACGCCATGCGTGGCCGGGTGCTGCGGTCCGATGTTGATGAGCATGTGATCCGACGCGAGGTCGGGTTCCGGCACCTGCGGCGATTCAACGGCGACCGCACGGCCACCCTGCGCCACGAGCGGCGCACGCAGCGGCTGCCCCTGGGCGTCGAGGCCACTGGTGCCGAGGGCGACTTCGATGGTACGACGGGTGCTCATTCGCCTTCTCCGAGCTCGCCGTGCGCGGCGCGATCCGCGATGCGGCGCTTCATGTCTTCCGGCAGCGACTCGAAGGCATCGGCGATGGACAACTCCTCCATCGAGTAACGTGCTTCCGGGTCGGCCGACAGCGCCTGCTTGAGCTGCTCCGAGCGCGAAAAACGGCCACGCAGCGGGAAGTCCTTTCGCAGCGGATAGCCTTCGCGATACTGCTCCCACAACAACAGGCGGCGCAGATCGGGGTGACCGGTGAACGTGATGCCGAACATGTCGTAGCACTCACGCTCGAGCCAATCGGCGCCGGTGTAGATGTCGTACACACTGGCCACGTCGAGCGGGCCGCGCTTGGGCAGCTCCACCTTGAGGCGCAGAAACTGGCGATGCTGCAACGCGCGCAGGTGCCACACCACTTCGATGGGGCGATCCGCGTCGCGGTACTCGACCGCGGTCACGTCGACCAGATAGTCGTAGCGCTCGGTGGGTTCGTCGTGCAACCAGCGCACGATGTCATGCAGGCGCGCCTTGGTGACGTACACGATGGTCTCGCCCCACACCACGTCGGTGCGCAGAATGTCTGCACCAAAGCGGGCCTTGAGTGTGGCGGCAGAGGGATTCGCCGGTGCGCCATGACGTGGCACGTTGACCGGCGTGATCGGCGCGCCGTTGGCATCGGCGGCCACGGCGGCGTGCACCACCGGCGTCGTGGGGACGTCAGCGCTGGTCGATGCCGCAGCGGCGGCAGGAACCGGCGCGGTCACGGGGCCGAGCGAGTCTGATGGACCGAGTTGCCGAACGGCTCCGACAGTTCGTCGATGCGCGACGGAGGGATGTACAGCTGACTCGTCGGATCCGGATCGATCTCGACGTGTCGGGTGCTGTCCTTGAGACGCTCCTGCATGACCTTCTTCTGGAGCATGATGATGGCGTGCATCAACGCTTCCGGGCGCGGCGGGCAGCCGGGCACGTAGACGTCGACGGGGATGATCGTGTCGATCCCCTGCACCACGGCGTAGTTGTCGAACATGCCACCGGTGGACGCGCAGGCGCCCATCGAGATGACCCACTTGGGCTGTGGCATCTGCTGGTAAATGCGTCGCAGCACCGGGGCCAGCTTGAGCGGCACCCGACCGGCGCACAGCAGCACGTCGGCCTGGCGCGGCGAATAACTCAGCCGCTCCATGCCAAACCGCGAGAGATCGAAGCGGCTGGCCGCTGTCGCCATGAACTCGATGGCGCAGCAGGCCGTGCCGAAGGGCATGGGCCAGAGTGAGCCGGCGCGGCCCCAGTTGACGAGGAAATCGAGGCGCGTGGTGATCCAGCCGTCGTGCCCACCGGCATCGACGTGCGTGATCGCGGATGCGCCGCGTCCCTCTGCAGACGGAATCAGTCCCACGTCAGCGCCCCCTTCTTCCAGACGTAGACGAAGCCCACCACGAGAATCGCCACAAAGACGAGCATCTCACCAAGGCCGAAGAACGACAGTTGTCCGGCGGGGCACACGCCATTGACCATGGGCACGGCGCACGAGAGTTGCCGGTAGTACACGCCCCAGGGGATCATGAACACCGTCTCGATATCGAAGACGATGAAGAGCATGGCCACCAGATAAAACTTGACCGAAAAGCGCTCACGCGCGTCGCCCAAGGGGGTGATGCCGGACTCGTACGGAATGGACTTTACCGGCGTGGGCTGCGCTTTGATCGTCATGTGCGAGATGCCGAGGATCAGCACCGCGTTCAGGACGACAAAACCGAGGAGCAGCAGGACCGGGAGAAAAGTGCGTAGCATCGCGTTGTGGTACTTCCTGGGTACTTCGTGAAAGAATTCACAAAGAGAGTGCCGGAAGCTACCAAAGGGACCGGAATCCCTCAACGGCATGTGGCACTCTCTTTTGTCTCGCTGCGGGGGCGCCGGCGCACGGCGGCCGTAGCACGGGCCCAGACGGCCCTCTAAGTTACCGACCGGTGCGCCGTCGGTTCACGGCCGAAATTCTCTCACCCTTTTGCCCGACCCGCCTCATGGGGCTCTGCTCTGACCGCTGGATCACGCGCATGTCGCGCGAACACGGCATGATCGAACCGTTCGAGGACCGTCAGGTCCGCCAGGGGGTCATCTCCTATGGCGTCAGCTCCTACGGCTATGACATGCGGGTGGCCCGCGAGTTCAAGATCTTCACCAACGTGCTGAGCTCGGTGGTGGACCCGAAGGCGTTCGATCCGAAGAGCTTCGTGGAGTTCGAGGGGGACGTTTGCATCGTGCCCCCCAACTCGTTTGCCCTGGCGCGCAGCGTGGAATATTTCCGTATTCCGCGCAATGTGCTCACGCTGACCGTCGGCAAGAGCACCTACGCCCGCTGCGGTATCATCACGAACGTGACCCCGTTCGAGCCCGAGTGGGAGGGGTACGTGACCCTCGAGATCTCCAATACCACCCCGCTCCCGGCCAAGATCTACGCCAACGAAGGGATCGCGCAGGTGGTGTTCTTCACGGGCGACGAGCCCCCTGAGGTCAGCTATGGGGACAAGAAAGGCAAGTACCAGGGGCAGCACGGCGTGACGCTGCCGCGGATCTAGGCGGCCACCAAGATGATCCCCGCGCTGCTTCGGTCTTTTGACCTGCGACGGGATCAGCGCGATCCGGAAGCCATCCACGAGGCGGTGGAAGCCGGGGTGCGTTCGGCCGGTACCAATCTGTGGGTGCTCATTTTTGCCATTTTCATCGCCTCGATCGGCCTGAACGTCAATTCGACGGCGGTCATCATCGGGGCGATGCTCATTTCGCCGCTCATGGGGCCCATCGTCGCGGTGGGCTATGGCGCTGGGGTGAGCGATTTCGCGCTCATCAAACGGGCGTTCCGCACGCTCGCGCTTTTCGGCCTGATCAGCCTCGCCACAGCGACGATCTACTTTCTCCTGACGCCGCTGGCGCAGGCCCAGTCGGAGCTGCTCGCCCGGACCACACCCACGCTCTGGGACGTGCTCATCGCGTTCTTTGGCGGTGCGGCCGGTATCGTCGCACTCACACGGCGGGAGACCTCCAATGTCGTGCCGGGGGTGGCCATCGCCACAGCCCTGATGCCGCCCATGTGTACCGCTGGCTACGGCCTGGCACAGGGAAAGCTGGAGTACTTCGGTGGGGCGTTGTATCTGTTTTCGATCAACGCCGTGTTCATCGCGTTTTCGACGCTGCTCATTGTGCGAGTGCTGCGGCTGCCGCAACGTCAGGCCGTTCATGACTCCGTGCGCCGGCGGGCTCGTCTGCTCATCGGGACCGCAGTGTTCGCTACCCTGCTGCCCAGTGCCTATCTCGCCTGGGACCTCGTGCGGCAGGAGTTCTTCCGTGAAGCGGCCGGCAAGTTGCTGACCGAGGCCGTGGCCGATCCGCGAATCCTCGTGCTGGCCAACACGGTGGATGCTCGGGCGCGGACGCTCACACTGACCCTGGCCGGTCCCCCGCTCGACTCGATCGTCGAACGGGAACTTCAAGCCCACCTGGCCGACATGTCCCGCGGAAAGGCACAGTTGGCATTCCGCTACAAGAGCGCTGGCCAGATCGATCTGTCTACGCTCAAGCAGGAGCTGAGACAGGATCTGGCGGCTGGGCTGCCCAACGACGCGCAGCAGCGTCGTCTGCAGGAGGCACAGATGGCGTTGGCGGGATTCACCAATGCCCAGCAGCGGCGGCGCGAAGTGCTGCGGGAACTGCAGGCAGAATTTCCTGAAGCAACGGAAATCACCGTGGCCGAAGGGGAGCAGCGGCTGGCCACCGACTCGGTGCCCCAGCCCACTCTGG contains these protein-coding regions:
- the nuoF gene encoding NADH-quinone oxidoreductase subunit NuoF — encoded protein: MGYPHPSHPRETPVLSKYFGDPEARTLAGWRARGGYEALEKALATDPVEIQNIVKESGLRGRGGAGFPTGMKWSFMKPDGKTHYLCCNADESEPGTFKDREIMRWTPHGLVEGVALGAHAIYAETAYIYIRGEFTEPYARVCAAVEEAYAAGILGANAMGSGKRVDVHVHRGAGAYICGEETALMNSLEGRRGNPRIKPPFPAVAGLFGKPTTINNVETLTAVPYIVKNGAEWYKQFGRADNPKSIGTKLFSVCGNISRPGNYEVALGFPFKEFLYDLCGGPLPGREIKAVIPGGSSVPILTREEAESALMDYEGMVAVGTMMGSGGVIVFDDRQDMVRQIARLTRFYAHESCAQCSQCREGTAWTTRIMERIRDGQGTAEDLDTLLSIADNMSGKTICVLSDSCATPVVSGLKKFRHEFEAKIAANRSQVTVPGALRASAA
- the nuoE gene encoding complex I 24 kDa subunit family protein, whose product is MSHGPSASGGAIVAAPPHGHHQDEPHEPVFVGAARAELDKILARYPHKQAALLPALWMLQDARGWVSEAGMEEVAAALEITPAYVKGVVTFYTMYHQHPVGTYFIQVCTTTPCNVCGAEDVVKAFLEHTGCEDLGLTSPDGKYTVIEVECLGACGFATPVQINNDYVESVTPESVPRILSELK
- the nuoD gene encoding NADH dehydrogenase (quinone) subunit D; this encodes MLINIGPQHPATHGVLRLVLELDGETVVRCIPHIGYLHCGFEKIGEYRQYNQIIPWTDREDYLNSPGNNVAFSLGAERLFGVGMTERCKVLRVILMELSRIISHNVWMGTTSVDIGAFTPFLWMFQERENVYNLLEGWVGARLTTTATRVGGMAADIPDGWLDGLKAFLKGFTKTLEESVRMLETNAIWAGRTVGLGAMSAHDAVNAGLSGPMLRASGVAYDVRKDFPYLDYETYDFDVPVGTTGDVYDRFLVRVEEMRQSVRIIEQAIKRLPDGPVNIDDPRLILPPKHKATSEMESMIHHFKLVMEGPRPPAGECYVPVESPKGEKGYYFVSDGTSKPVRWRIRPPSFVNLSAIPKMVEGHLLSDVIAINASIDIVMGEIDR
- a CDS encoding NADH-quinone oxidoreductase subunit C, whose translation is MTAPVPAAAAASTSADVPTTPVVHAAVAADANGAPITPVNVPRHGAPANPSAATLKARFGADILRTDVVWGETIVYVTKARLHDIVRWLHDEPTERYDYLVDVTAVEYRDADRPIEVVWHLRALQHRQFLRLKVELPKRGPLDVASVYDIYTGADWLERECYDMFGITFTGHPDLRRLLLWEQYREGYPLRKDFPLRGRFSRSEQLKQALSADPEARYSMEELSIADAFESLPEDMKRRIADRAAHGELGEGE
- a CDS encoding NADH-quinone oxidoreductase subunit NuoB — protein: MTHVDAGGHDGWITTRLDFLVNWGRAGSLWPMPFGTACCAIEFMATAASRFDLSRFGMERLSYSPRQADVLLCAGRVPLKLAPVLRRIYQQMPQPKWVISMGACASTGGMFDNYAVVQGIDTIIPVDVYVPGCPPRPEALMHAIIMLQKKVMQERLKDSTRHVEIDPDPTSQLYIPPSRIDELSEPFGNSVHQTRSAP
- a CDS encoding NADH-quinone oxidoreductase subunit A gives rise to the protein MLRTFLPVLLLLGFVVLNAVLILGISHMTIKAQPTPVKSIPYESGITPLGDARERFSVKFYLVAMLFIVFDIETVFMIPWGVYYRQLSCAVPMVNGVCPAGQLSFFGLGEMLVFVAILVVGFVYVWKKGALTWD
- the dcd gene encoding dCTP deaminase; the encoded protein is MGLCSDRWITRMSREHGMIEPFEDRQVRQGVISYGVSSYGYDMRVAREFKIFTNVLSSVVDPKAFDPKSFVEFEGDVCIVPPNSFALARSVEYFRIPRNVLTLTVGKSTYARCGIITNVTPFEPEWEGYVTLEISNTTPLPAKIYANEGIAQVVFFTGDEPPEVSYGDKKGKYQGQHGVTLPRI
- a CDS encoding DUF389 domain-containing protein, which encodes MIPALLRSFDLRRDQRDPEAIHEAVEAGVRSAGTNLWVLIFAIFIASIGLNVNSTAVIIGAMLISPLMGPIVAVGYGAGVSDFALIKRAFRTLALFGLISLATATIYFLLTPLAQAQSELLARTTPTLWDVLIAFFGGAAGIVALTRRETSNVVPGVAIATALMPPMCTAGYGLAQGKLEYFGGALYLFSINAVFIAFSTLLIVRVLRLPQRQAVHDSVRRRARLLIGTAVFATLLPSAYLAWDLVRQEFFREAAGKLLTEAVADPRILVLANTVDARARTLTLTLAGPPLDSIVERELQAHLADMSRGKAQLAFRYKSAGQIDLSTLKQELRQDLAAGLPNDAQQRRLQEAQMALAGFTNAQQRRREVLRELQAEFPEATEITVAEGEQRLATDSVPQPTLVVGMRLARRTVAPDPKRLEARLQARFPGERVSLLISNLR